In Plasmodium falciparum 3D7 genome assembly, chromosome: 6, the following proteins share a genomic window:
- a CDS encoding AP2 domain transcription factor, putative, translating to MIRTFLINDNYFHKITYRNIKYSNNVEIFNIHFFNFVSCNLQTKNYGLIFFNNKRNFGVKRVIQKRKYMLKLIQPHQEQFDPEKYAKYLEQERMSEKVNINNINMDDEKQVELYENYLLNYKYNKRQVEKNGTLPLSLLSSSFIRRTIYSNREDVLKKLKNINWKKYCCNVKGVRWHASGAWRVYFCKRNYQHNFFVKCDCYFRVGIYGFEKSKELAVLYRKRLEYEYLLLMKRWKEIEVENAKKRKMIKESKQKDNYNLELDEDTQQMEEENYINEK from the exons atgattaGAACTTTcttaataaatgataattatttccATAAAATTACttatagaaatattaagTATAGTAATAATGTTGAAATATTTAACATACACTTTTTCAACTTTGTATCGTGTAATCTTCAAACTAAAAACTATGGTTTAATATTCTTCAATAATAAAAGGAACTTTGGAGTAAAAAGAGTTATTCAAAAAAGAA aatatatgCTAAAATTAATACAACCACACCAGGAACAGTTTGACCCAGAAAAATATGCAAAATATCTTGAGCAAGAAAGAATGAGtgaaaaagtaaatataaataatattaatatggaCGATGAAAAACAAGTTGAATTATacgaaaattatttattaaattataaatataataaaaggcAAGTTGAAAAAAATGGTACTTTAcccttatcattattatcctCTTCATTCATTCGAAGAACAATTTATTCAAATAGAGAAGATgtcttaaaaaaattaaaaaatattaactgGAAAAAGTACTGTTGTAATGTTAAAGGGGTAAGGTGGCATGCCAGTGGAGCATGGCGAgtttatttttgtaaaagaaattatcagcataatttttttgttaaatgtGATTGTTATTTTCGTGTAGGTATTTATGGTTTTGAAAAAAGTAAAGAACTAGCTGTCCTTTATAGAAAAAGGCTTGAATATGAATACCTTTTATTGATGAAAAGGTGGAAAGAAATTGAAGt ggaAAATgctaaaaaaagaaaaatgataaaagaaTCCAAACAGAAAGACAACTATAACTTGGAACTTGATGAAGATACCCAACAAATggaagaagaaaattatattaatgaaaaatga